TAATTGCATGTTGATTAAGATTTGTTATATATTAGTTAAGATTAGTGTATAAAGTGTATGCATAAGCTAGGAACTATGCTACAAAAATCATAAGGAAAAACTTGATTTTCAATCACCTTATGAATATTGATGTTTATGCATGTTGATTATTATGCTTTTAAACTCAGTTTAGTGGAATTCTTAAACCTAAAATCTAAGATGAATTAGAATGAGTAGTGAATTTccattttgaattttgttttggTTGCAGAGAAAATGGTAACAAGGACAGTAGATCTTCGATCGGATACGGTCACGAAACCGACCGAAACAATGCGAGTTGCTATGTCGAATGCTGAGGTCGACGACGATGTTCTTGGTCGCGACCCTTCGTGTTTTCGACTAGAAAAAGAGATGGCAAAGATAACTGGCAAGGAAGCTGCTCTTTTTGTTCCATCAGGAACTATGGGGAATCTCATATCTGTGCTTGTTCATTGTGATATCAGAGGCAGTGAAGTGATTCTCGGGGACAATTCGCATATTCATATTTACGAGAATGGAGGGATTGCAACCATTGGAGGTGTGCATCCAAGAACAGTTAGAAACAATGAAGATGGAACTATGGACATTGATTTGATTGAAGCTGCAATTAGAGATCCAAAAGGGGAACTTGTTTTTCCAACCACTAGGCTCATTTGCTTGGAAAATTCTCATGGAAAGTAAGCAAttcttttgtttgaatttttcttttggttttcttCTAGTAACAATCCGTTTGATAAGTGAGGAGTTCGGTCAATTGTGTCTACGTCTCTGACTACAGAGTGACTGCAATATCTTTCAACGGTTCTCTATTTTAGGATGCATTCACACTATGAATGATTGGTACTTTTGTTTCCTGAATGCAGCACCGGCGGTCGATGCCTTTCCGTTGAGTATACGGATAAAGTTGGAGAGGTTGCCAAGAAGCATGGACTGAAGCTTCACATCGATGGAGCTCGTATATTTAATGCATCAGTTGTGAGTATTTTTTTTCTGTCTTACTTATGAGGTTACCTTCTTCTGTCATAACAGAAAATTTTTGGTTTTTCAGGCACTTGGTGTTCCTGTGGATAGGCTTGTACGAGCGGCCGATTCAGTATCGGTGTGTTTCTTAtcttatattatttttcttttctgtCATGAAAAGGATCTTCTAGAGTAAATCTTTTCATAAGCGATTACTTTGAATATGTGTATAAATTAGGTTTGCTTATCGAAAGGTCTAGGTGCTCCGGTTGGATCTATAATCGTTGGTTCAAATAGCTTTATCACCAAGGTATTTCAAAATCTTTGTAGCGAATGCGAAAACAATAGAAGTGATGTTATTAATTCCTTTtgaaagaagaacttgatatTAATATTATCTTCTATTTTAGGCTAGAAGACTTAGAAAGACATTAGGTGGTGGAATGAGACAAGTTGGCATCCTTTGTGCAGCTGCACTTATTGCATTACAGGAAAATGTTGAAAAGCTAGAAAGTGATCACAAGAAAGCTAAACTTTTGGCCGGTATGTTTCATACAGTTAACTTTtaaagcataaacatagacaccAGACACGACATTGATACATTGACACATGTCAGATACTATTACATGTCATGTCAGACACTCATACATGTCAGAAATGTCGGTGCTACATAGATTGTGAACATATTCAAAAGGAATCCTAGCTAGTTTGTTTGAAGAATTATGCAATTATAAACACACACTTTAAACTTTTTCTTCTAAATTGTTCTTTAGATGGATTGAATGAAATTAAAGGATTGAGAGTGAATACCTCTTCTGTGGAAACCAATATTGTAAGTATTTAATAAGTAGTTTTCATTCATATTATTACTACAGTTCATTATTAATTATTTCTATGATTGATTTTCGTACAAGGTATATATTGAAGTCGAAGAAAGTTTACAAACTACAGCTGCAAAGCTATCTAAAGACTTAGAAGAATATGGTATCCTTATCATGCCAATAAGCTCATCAAGGTCTTGTGTGTTACATTACACTCTACATTGTTACTAATAATTGAAATTAGAATTAATCAAGAATTTAATCAAAAGTAACTTATTCATACGAATCTtatcattatcaatattattgacAGATTGAGAGTTGTGTTCCATCACCAAATATCAGATAGCGATGTGAAGTTCGTATTGTCGCGCTTTCAGGTGATGAATATAGTCTTTTTGATTGTTATATACATTCTTTTTCTTGGCATATATtttatgtttcatgattttattgaatgttgCAGCATGTTGTTGGTGGAGGACCAAATGAAAATGGCAACTCTTAGTGTCATCATTTCGGAGGTTAACACGAAGGAGCATTAGCAACTATAGTAGAAGAATTTCAAGTTTGTAAACTtttgttgaaaaataaaattctcataatGGTGTAAGAATAAATATGAACCATAGTAAGAAGGTTTAATTCATAATTTATAGGTACAACTGCATAAATAAATCAGTGAACTATGAAGTGCCTTATGAAATGTTAGTTGCTTGCTCTTTATCTTTGTTtctttaataaagtgtgtttttcttttcttaattgtattcttaaatttaagaaattatacaaaataatcactttttgaaCACCATTGTCATTGGATCATTTCAATTCTAAATTATCATCTGAAATAATGTTAACACATATTAAGATTTTTGGCCTTTAACCCTTGTGTTGTGGTGTCTTAAGATTAAAAAACATTGATGTTGCAACTTATTTTTCATTTACTAGATTCCTTGATGAAGTCCACAAAATATGTTTGTAAATGGGAGACGTCTCCCACttgtaaatttaattttaaattatatgacATCTAATATATAAGAAGATATTTAGTTTTTAATTGTGGGCTACCTAGACCTTGTGTTTAAATAGCCCAATGTCGAAACATATTGACTTTTTTCTAAAGTTGTTTTTCTTACATTTAGTATTGCTTTTGTACCCTAGTAAAAAGTCAAAACTATTTCTACAATATAGAAATATATCTTCGGAAGCATTTCATTCACACAtaacttatttgtttttttagcaACGCCCCAGTTCTATGATAATTTAATTCAGAAATGCAACTCTGCATGCTTTACAGAAGTGTATTTCCAAAATCTAATGAACCAAGAACAAATGCATAAATAAAACAGGTGCAAAAACGGAGAAAATTAACATCGATAATTGTTACGACATACATAAAAAATGAAACATTACATAGATAATCGTTAACATTAATCGAACAATACATTTCATCATCAAGTACGATGTTTCATCATCTTTAGAATATCTCCGTTCGTTCTTGCAATCTTCGCATCCAGTTCGATTGACCCTTTTGTTTTTTAACGGTGAAATATACTCGTCTTCAACTCAAACTTGATGAATTGAGGTTTTTCCTTCGTTGTCAATTGAGGGTAAACAGTGTTGGTATATCTAATAAGAGCATAAAATTCATATTGTATTACGGATTTCCAATTCGAGTCGGATAAGACTAGCTTGGAGTTTTTAGGTATGGGAGAGATGGTGTGGCCAGGTTTAGAGATCGGCAGGGTGAATATCTTGCGGGGTTTAATAATGCCTTTCATTCTACGGGTGGTGATAGTCCGTGTAGGTGGAGGTGGGATTGGTTGGATTGGTTATGAGATAGAGGGAAAGGAGGTCGCGATGGTTGAGTTGGCCGAAAAGGGGTCAGAGAGTGGTTGTTAGTTTATTGATGAAGGTTGGTGGTTTATTGTGGTTGCCAATTTTGTTTGGTCATTTGCAATAGGTGGTAATATATGATTTCGCCACTGATGTACAATGCAAGGAGGTATATCATCATTTAGGAAGTTATAAGAGTGAGGGGAAAGGGAATGTATCTTGGTGAAAGGAAATTGGGTTTCATTAAAGATAACATTAGTTGTAGGAGCTAGACGGTGATTGTTGGCAGGAAATCAATAGAAATAGTGGAATAAATTCACTGAAGATTGGTGGAATCAAGAGTGGTCTATTATTCACGCTCGACGTCAGTAGGGGCTGGTGGTGCTTTTCTTGTAGATGGAACAATGTGATGTAAGATCCTATGTGAGCAAGCATGAATGCGAAAAAGCTCGACCCATGTTTCATATTGATCTTTTTCCATCTCAAGAATAATAGGAATGTGGTTCCTAATATTGGAGACGACAAGATCGGGATGAAAATCAGTTTTTGAACTTGTGATCGTGGCAGTCTTGGGCTAGTCGAAACCACTAGGGGCAGCGGCAGTTGTATGAGCATCGCCGGCGATGTCGATGTATTTGGAATCTGACTTGATGTGCGAGAGGAAGAAGCACACATGGAGAACAGATGTGCCGAAGAACAGAGAATGCGTTAGATCGCGCACACAACGTTGCTGCTGTGTTTGGCGGTGGCGACACAATGATAGCGTGGCGCGGCGACGATGTAGACGAAAGTGGCGGTAACAACGCATGGAAAAGATGGTTGGTGCAACAGTGACTGATAGGTTTTTAGAGAGAGATCGGCTAAGATTGATACCatgtaaaatattataatacttaagttttctCATTAATTGAATAAAATGTATATACATCAATGTTTGGTCAACTATCTAATTATAATACAACATAATTATAAGAAAATCATTATAACAAATTATAACCAATATTCTATTGTATCATAACATAGCTACAATTTACTACAAAAAGGAGACTCATCCCCTTTAATGTCAGTGTTACACTATCTAATTTAAAAGACTAAATAGATCAAATGATTAGTCGCCTTAATCCGTACAACAAATAAGGGTGGTCAATGTTGAATAATGTCATCTATCAAGTGGTGATACTTGACGTATTCAGTTCACCAACAGTCAACTTTAAAAAGACAATGATGTTATTATCATGATTTTGACATTTAATTAATATTGTACCAAtagaactaggggtggcaaaacgggccgcctgccccgcccgccccgccttatgcccgccaaaaaacgagcggggcgggcatacccaccaagtaaaatgggcataaaaatcatgtccgccctaccaagatggcgggttggcgggcttacccgcctatttttatttatatttttttaatagattaataggctttttttaccttttaattaaacttttcacttattttttttaaaatttttttataaaagtaattttttaataaatttactaaaaaaaatattacatatatttataaataaatgtataaaataaaccatcaagaattgcaattactagaattaactaaaaaaagagtgagttttggaagaggagcgggctttggcgagcggcgggctttggcggggcgggttttggcggggcgggctttgacgagcggcgagcctaaaatcccaacccaacccgccattttttaaCGGGTGCGCAGGCGGCCCGACGGACCCCGATCCGTTTTGCCATCCCTAAATAGAACAATCAAGTTACATGTTATCTTGACCACATATGTTCATACTATTTGTTTAAGTTGGATTCCTATAAAATTCAAAGTGCATATTGAATTTGACCAACAAAAAACTATTAATATATGATCTTAGTTATATTTAACTAATATTTTTAGTCTATCTTTATCTTGGTGTCATTGATACTACTTTTTCGTATTCGTCATATTTTAGATTATAAAATTTCAAAGTTTGAAAAACAAATTGTGGAATTTAGGGTccaaaaagtatttttaaattttaaaaggaTGCAAAAAAAAGTTCTTTGGTTCTTCTATTTTCTAGATCATGATCCACTGCCGTCAGTGGCTCAGTGCTCTCTATAATCACTGTAGTTATGTACCAAATGGACCATTAGATATATTGATCAATGCATCATAGTTTTTGATTTATTTtgcttaaaaaataaattaaaagtgcAAGGTGGAGAGAGATGACTGCAGGAAAGAAATAGAGATAAATGTTAATAtagcttcttcttttctttttttttaaataagttttgTAATAATGAAATTAATTGGTAGAAACGAAACAAAACCACAGTGAAGATTATAGTATTGAATGAAAGGCCATCTAATCTTCAGAACTAGCATAaagtgatttttataaaaaagtgGTTTTGGATGAAACATCAAATCACAAAGTAAATAAAACTTACAAGTTCATTGCAGTCACTGTAAGTTTTATTTACTTTGTGATTTGTCCTGAAGGAACCTCTTTCCTTCAGGTGAGGCACAGATTCATCCTGCAGTCACTGTCTCTGTTAAATACTGGACAAGATTAAGTCTTCATTGGCCCCTCACTCACTTTGTGATTGAACTCTAATATTTTTTAaggtgaaaataaatataaattatatttaatttgtttactctcttattttttttctataattaatattttttttttacaacttttcATAAATGTTTTATGATAACAAAAATATCCGATTACTACAATTTAAATGTTTCCAATCAAACTGAATATGTATAAACACATGAatgaaaagttttaaaaaaaaaacatgaaaacaagatcataatacattaaaatatattaatttaatataattaattatataaacaattatattcataaaatttatttaaataaataaataaatttttttaaggtaagtaagttattataatttttttcatttccaGCTATTCTAGTTttgatttcaattttttctttatctattcacttttattattattattattattattattattattattattattattattactttttgaatttttttcactttatttttctctctaatttttcaattattctttattttaatttttcaaaaattttcaaCATTCGTTCAATTtcacattttaatttttcaatttttttatttatttttttcaatatttttttatattctttttttatataaaagaaaattatgTGACAAATTCTTGAAGGTTGGATCTATTCACATTGCAGCTAGCTAAAGGAAGCTAGAATTATGATGAGATCATTGCTGAATTTGTGACGTAGAAAACACCTATCAGTTGAGACGAGATGGAATTCCCATCTGTTTCAAGAAATCTTACCTGACCATCCAAACTCAAAGTTGGATGACCCTTCTTCTTCACAATGTTACTTATGTTAGTCACACCTCCTCTACAACCTTGAAAACTGCACAATTGATAAGGTACGTTGTGAAAGGAAAGCAAGTAAGCATAGCAAGGGTAATCTCCAACAAAATTTGAGAGATGGTagattcaacaaaaaaaaacatgtcACTAGCTTCCTTGGATTCATCATATGATTGTGCAAGCACTGTGGTGCAGACATTCTTGATAACCATTATATCAGGAAAATGTCAATACTCGATGATACCTTTATTACACAATATTGTACAGGTCACAAAGAAAGGATGCCTCCACCACCATCAGAATCCCTTGTTGCACCTCCTGAGCATCAATATGAAACAATAAATTTTGATAGCATGGATCCTGCTATGAGAGATTTTTTCATATGGTTGGGATGTTACATAGACATACTATCGCAACACCAAAAAAAGTCGAGCGTACGAATGCTCGAAATACAACAGAGACGCCActaaagtttattttttaaagggaaaatattgataaaaccctaaaagaacaaaaatatggGCTTCACAATCAAATTCAAGTTTGGGATTCGATTATGTtcagggaaggtattagcacacCACATATCTGTTGTACTCATCGGGAACCGTTAAATTAGTTTTGCAAATAAGAGTGTTAGCTTAAGatattttctttcttctaatTAATGTGTGATATTTACAAGAGGgagaaaatagatttttttttattagggTGCTTGGCAAGATTGCAAATCTTGCTCCTACGTGTCCCTGTGTGACATGGGAAATTCAAAATTACGTAGTTCTTAGTAGCCAAAGTTTGTTTATTGGTTGA
The Vicia villosa cultivar HV-30 ecotype Madison, WI linkage group LG6, Vvil1.0, whole genome shotgun sequence genome window above contains:
- the LOC131612880 gene encoding low-specificity L-threonine aldolase 1-like, which codes for MVTRTVDLRSDTVTKPTETMRVAMSNAEVDDDVLGRDPSCFRLEKEMAKITGKEAALFVPSGTMGNLISVLVHCDIRGSEVILGDNSHIHIYENGGIATIGGVHPRTVRNNEDGTMDIDLIEAAIRDPKGELVFPTTRLICLENSHGNTGGRCLSVEYTDKVGEVAKKHGLKLHIDGARIFNASVALGVPVDRLVRAADSVSVCLSKGLGAPVGSIIVGSNSFITKARRLRKTLGGGMRQVGILCAAALIALQENVEKLESDHKKAKLLADGLNEIKGLRVNTSSVETNIVYIEVEESLQTTAAKLSKDLEEYGILIMPISSSRLRVVFHHQISDSDVKFVLSRFQHVVGGGPNENGNS